A genomic segment from Rhodobacter sp. CZR27 encodes:
- the kdsA gene encoding 3-deoxy-8-phosphooctulonate synthase gives MTETPTPRTIVTVGDIAIGGDNPIALITGPCQLESLEHARMMAGRIAEACAPTGTKFVFKASYDKANRSSLGTSRGLGMEKGLEILGKIRDEFGVPVLTDVHEPWHCAKAAEICDILQIPAFLCRQTDLLLAAGETGKAINIKKGQFLAPWDMKNVADKVASTGNRRIMLCERGTSFGYNTLVTDFRGLPTMAATGYPVVFDATHSVQQPGGLGGTSGGQREFAPVLARAACAVGVSALFIETHEDPDRAPSDGPNMIPVERMGRLIADLRAFDALAKSLSA, from the coding sequence ATGACCGAGACCCCCACCCCCCGGACCATCGTCACCGTCGGCGACATCGCCATCGGGGGCGACAACCCGATCGCGCTGATCACCGGACCCTGCCAGCTTGAAAGCCTCGAGCATGCCCGCATGATGGCCGGGCGCATCGCCGAGGCCTGCGCGCCCACCGGGACGAAGTTCGTCTTCAAGGCCAGCTATGACAAGGCGAACCGCTCCTCGCTCGGCACCTCGCGGGGGCTGGGGATGGAGAAGGGGCTCGAGATCCTCGGGAAGATCCGCGACGAGTTCGGCGTGCCGGTGCTGACCGACGTGCATGAGCCCTGGCATTGCGCGAAGGCCGCCGAAATCTGCGACATCCTGCAGATCCCGGCCTTCCTCTGCCGGCAGACCGACCTGCTGCTCGCGGCCGGAGAGACGGGAAAGGCCATCAACATCAAGAAGGGCCAGTTCCTCGCGCCCTGGGACATGAAGAATGTGGCCGACAAGGTCGCCTCGACCGGCAACCGGCGGATCATGCTCTGCGAACGCGGCACCTCGTTCGGCTACAACACGCTGGTGACCGATTTCCGCGGCCTGCCCACCATGGCCGCGACCGGCTATCCGGTGGTGTTCGATGCGACGCATTCCGTGCAGCAGCCGGGGGGCCTTGGCGGCACGTCGGGCGGCCAGCGCGAATTCGCCCCTGTGCTGGCGCGGGCGGCCTGCGCGGTGGGGGTGTCCGCGCTTTTCATCGAGACGCATGAGGATCCCGACCGCGCCCCCTCGGACGGGCCGAACATGATCCCGGTGGAGCGGATGGGCCGGCTCATCGCCGACCTGCGCGCCTTCGACGCGCTGGCCAAGTCGCTGTCGGCCTGA